A genome region from Lucilia cuprina isolate Lc7/37 chromosome 3, ASM2204524v1, whole genome shotgun sequence includes the following:
- the LOC111674833 gene encoding mucin-5AC isoform X2, whose translation MLPQNSSCINWHFLLVGLFFIIMQCDARAVNVSNTWTMPQEGLNVFYRFFRDRISWFEADAVCQFHHANLVTVDNSFQFDATRDLLRELDVNDIVWIGLMRPQSSDRFMWSNSRPLVADTGYWAESLPLMDAPLCAVIDPIRDYRWHALRCGGPETASFLCEMPVPTWADACNLKDMPNLTLQYMADTASIELIRNCQEEGLLRTMCRGKQDRERALQDLICPRERLEAQRINDITNSHFKSLQIINSIPSDNNENNDIELLPLEVNYGPHYPEELQTEKNTVQRLIEQFNVDELMQADEPSNMETVSSFYKIPGLIPKPVKKSAKKVLDYPKKDNGKQKGGDMTGEQAQKDRKRLEMEDMMMGDQPLQGEPEMPEQFLNEEVSNEILEPLPHIKKTNIHKEDGLEKMEKEAIAMKKSMQKSKEMENKKMLMMSSSTTTTTTTEPASTTTTTTTTTSAPTATTEKLLTTTADVQSTTKADELTTANEDHTHKHHHYETHTEFESTGGHLTTTSTSATIGHPMHPQQPRSNVITEETQHPHAKESADNSHFIPPMLMVKSHYVPPANKHGHNEREHHQHHHQQEELHHEDDQTHLETTTGEQAETTITKQQQNQTSDNVMTVTTPKVLDLEKTTLKTLDTSASSSTESEKPIATTRQEEQKTAAITTTTESDSSIKPITEQQTTETEQRKNSKNLHFEEIQTTMTATTIQTVASTTTASAVSTNTQDNEETTLPNSSFEEINKNKAGHEKVEEEAPQTIHTVSKETTQNTNLVTTTEKPLITTEKLSDLQTAVDNIQKTQEIADTTTAEAPTEKTKQQQHVITMEEKLLAIKNEEYKEHLQTVATTQKLTTTERAQVITTSTMSAQMQQQNPTTITTETQSLPQMEKNLEDEKQGEQEEGDSKQTDQDKKETIVKTTEILVTSSATAKEEDTQKTTTTPATLTTSSSSITTTTTVKPITTTTPQNEVKSTETSFSSTSIIITTTTNMPTTTNNGETSTTTITPPTTTTFSTAMPSSSSSSPAITTTTIDNEAELATARAETSTETSSPPETTRNFLKVTTEMPFKPNRRRSLTKPETVSYMKKILG comes from the exons gTTAATGTTAGTAACACCTGGACAATGCCACAGGAGGGTCTAAATGTATTTTATCGTTTCTTTCGTGATCGAATATCATGGTTTGAAGCTGATGCTGTTTGTCAATTCCATCATGCCAATCTGGTGACAG TTGACAACAGTTTTCAATTTGATGCAACCAGAGACCTTTTAAGAGAATTAGATGTTAACGACATTGTTTGGATTGGTCTTATGAGACCTCAAAGCTCTGATCGTTTTATGTGGTC CAATTCAAGACCTTTAGTAGCAGACACTGGCTATTGGGCTGAATCTTTGCCCTTAATGGATGCCCCATTGTGTGCTGTAATTGATCCCATACGTGATTATCGTTGGCATGCTTTACGTTGTGGCGGTCCAGAGACAGCATCCTTTTTATGTGAAATGCCAG TACCCACCTGGGCAGATGCTTGTAATTTAAAGGACATGCCAAATTTAACCTTGCAATATATGGCTGATACAGCCAGTATTGAATTAATACGAAATTGCCAAGAGGAAGGTTTATTAAGGACTATGTGTAGAGGCAAACAG GATCGTGAAAGAGCTTTACAAGATTTGATTTGCCCTAGAGAACGTTTGGAAGCTCAACGCATCAATGATATTACCAATTCCCATTTCAAGTCCTTGCAAATTATCAATTCTATACCTTcggataataatgaaaataatgatatagaacTTTTACCCCTGGAAGTGAACTATGGTCCCCATTATCCTGAAGAACTGCAAACCGAAAAGAATACCGTACAGCGTCTTATAGAACAATTCAATGTGGATGAGTTAATGCAGGCTGATGAACCCTCTAATATGGAAACTGTTAGCTCATTCTATAAAATCCCCGGTCTCATACCCAAACCAGTTAAGAAGTCAGCCAAAAAAGTTTTGGATTATCCAAAAAAGGATAACGGCAAACAAAAGGGTGGCGATATGACTGGCGAACAAGCACAGAAGGATAGGAAGAGATTGGAAATGGAGGATATGATGATGGGTGATCAGCCTTTGCAAGGAGAACCAGAAATGCccgaacaatttttaaatgaagaagtttcaaatgaaatattggAACCTTTGCCTCACATAAAGAAAACCAATATACACAAAGAAGATGGTTTGGAGAAAATGGAAAAGGAAGCCATAGCCATGAAGAAAAGTATGCAAAAATCAAAGGAAAtggaaaataagaaaatgttaatgATGAGCTCAAgcacaactacaacaacaacaacggaaCCAGCTAGCACAACAACTACAACCACAACGACCACTAGTGCACCAACTGCAACAACAGAAAAACTTTTGACAACCACTGCTGATGTTCAATCAACAACTAAAGCCGATGAGTTGACAACTGCTAACGAAGACCACACTCATAAACATCATCATTATGAAACTCATACAGAATTTGAGAGTACCGGTGGACATTTGACAACAACCTCGACTTCCGCTACTATTGGACATCCAATGCATCCCCAACAGCCACGCAGCAATGTAATAACAGAAGAAACTCAACATCCACATGCCAAAGAATCTGCAGACAATTCACATTTCATACCACCCATGCTTATGGTAAAATCTCATTATGTGCCACCTGCAAACAAACATGGTCACAATGAACGTGAACATCACCAACACCATCACCAACAAGAAGAACTGCATCATGAGGATGATCAAACTCACTTAGAGACCACAACTGGAGAACAAGCTGAGACAACAATAACCAAGCAGCAACAAAATCAAACCTCAGATAATGTTATGACAGTGACAACTCCTAAAGTGTTGGATTTAGAGAAAACTACATTAAAGACTTTGGACACCTCAGCCAGCAGTAGTACAGAAAGCGAAAAACCAATTGCCACAACCAGACAGGAAGAACAAAAAActgcagcaataacaacaactactgaAAGTGACAGTAGTATAAAACCAATTACAGAACAGCAAACAACGGAAACGGAACAacgtaaaaattccaaaaatttgcaTTTCGAGGAAATACAAACCACAATGACCGCAACAACTATACAGACAGTTGCCTCTACAACTACAGCATCAGCAGTTTCTACAAACACCCAGGATAACGAAGAAACAACTTTACCAAACAGTAGCTttgaagaaattaataaaaataaagctgGCCATGAAAAAGTTGAGGAGGAGGCACCCCAAACAATACACACAGTTAGTAAAGAAACAACACAAAATACAAACCTGgttacaacaacagaaaaacccCTAATAACCACAGAAAAACTTTCGGATTTACAGACAGCAGTAgacaatatacaaaaaacacAAGAAATTGCTGATACAACAACAGCTGAAGCACCAACAGAGAaaacaaagcaacaacaacatgtgATAACAATGGAAGAAAAACTGTTGGCAATAAAAAATGAAGAATATAAAGAACATTTACAAACAGTTGCAACCACACAGaaactaacaacaacagaaaGAGCTCAAGtaataacaacatcaacaatGTCAGcacaaatgcaacaacaaaatccaactacaataacaacagaAACACAAAGTTTACCgcaaatggaaaaaaatctaGAAGATGAAAAACAAGGAGAGCAAGAGGAGGGCGACAGCAAACAAACGGACCAAGATAAAAAGGaaacaattgtaaaaacaaCGGAAATACTAGTAACATCATCGGCAACAGCCAAAGAAGAAGATAcacagaaaacaacaacaacaccagcaACACTAACAACATCAAGCTCAAGTATAACCACAACTACAACTGTTAAACCGATTACTACAACTACACCACAAAATGAAGTAAAATCAACTGAAACTTCCTTTTCCTCTACGAGCATCATCATCACCACTACAACTAATATGCCAACAACAACTAATAATGGAGAGACCAGTACCACCACCATTACACCACCCACCACAACAACATTTTCCACAGCGatgccatcatcatcatcatcatcgccagcaataacaactacaacaatagaTAACGAAGCTGAATTAGCAACAGCCCGAGCAGAAACATCAACAGAAACATCATCACCACCTGAAACTACTCGCAACTTTTTAAAAGTTACCACTGAAATGCCATTTAAACCAAATCGTCGACGCTCTCTTACCAAACCGGAAACAGTgagttatatgaaaaaaattttaggttaa
- the LOC111674833 gene encoding mucin-5AC isoform X1: MLPQNSSCINWHFLLVGLFFIIMQCDARAVNVSNTWTMPQEGLNVFYRFFRDRISWFEADAVCQFHHANLVTVDNSFQFDATRDLLRELDVNDIVWIGLMRPQSSDRFMWSSNSRPLVADTGYWAESLPLMDAPLCAVIDPIRDYRWHALRCGGPETASFLCEMPVPTWADACNLKDMPNLTLQYMADTASIELIRNCQEEGLLRTMCRGKQDRERALQDLICPRERLEAQRINDITNSHFKSLQIINSIPSDNNENNDIELLPLEVNYGPHYPEELQTEKNTVQRLIEQFNVDELMQADEPSNMETVSSFYKIPGLIPKPVKKSAKKVLDYPKKDNGKQKGGDMTGEQAQKDRKRLEMEDMMMGDQPLQGEPEMPEQFLNEEVSNEILEPLPHIKKTNIHKEDGLEKMEKEAIAMKKSMQKSKEMENKKMLMMSSSTTTTTTTEPASTTTTTTTTTSAPTATTEKLLTTTADVQSTTKADELTTANEDHTHKHHHYETHTEFESTGGHLTTTSTSATIGHPMHPQQPRSNVITEETQHPHAKESADNSHFIPPMLMVKSHYVPPANKHGHNEREHHQHHHQQEELHHEDDQTHLETTTGEQAETTITKQQQNQTSDNVMTVTTPKVLDLEKTTLKTLDTSASSSTESEKPIATTRQEEQKTAAITTTTESDSSIKPITEQQTTETEQRKNSKNLHFEEIQTTMTATTIQTVASTTTASAVSTNTQDNEETTLPNSSFEEINKNKAGHEKVEEEAPQTIHTVSKETTQNTNLVTTTEKPLITTEKLSDLQTAVDNIQKTQEIADTTTAEAPTEKTKQQQHVITMEEKLLAIKNEEYKEHLQTVATTQKLTTTERAQVITTSTMSAQMQQQNPTTITTETQSLPQMEKNLEDEKQGEQEEGDSKQTDQDKKETIVKTTEILVTSSATAKEEDTQKTTTTPATLTTSSSSITTTTTVKPITTTTPQNEVKSTETSFSSTSIIITTTTNMPTTTNNGETSTTTITPPTTTTFSTAMPSSSSSSPAITTTTIDNEAELATARAETSTETSSPPETTRNFLKVTTEMPFKPNRRRSLTKPETVSYMKKILG, encoded by the exons gTTAATGTTAGTAACACCTGGACAATGCCACAGGAGGGTCTAAATGTATTTTATCGTTTCTTTCGTGATCGAATATCATGGTTTGAAGCTGATGCTGTTTGTCAATTCCATCATGCCAATCTGGTGACAG TTGACAACAGTTTTCAATTTGATGCAACCAGAGACCTTTTAAGAGAATTAGATGTTAACGACATTGTTTGGATTGGTCTTATGAGACCTCAAAGCTCTGATCGTTTTATGTGGTC TAGCAATTCAAGACCTTTAGTAGCAGACACTGGCTATTGGGCTGAATCTTTGCCCTTAATGGATGCCCCATTGTGTGCTGTAATTGATCCCATACGTGATTATCGTTGGCATGCTTTACGTTGTGGCGGTCCAGAGACAGCATCCTTTTTATGTGAAATGCCAG TACCCACCTGGGCAGATGCTTGTAATTTAAAGGACATGCCAAATTTAACCTTGCAATATATGGCTGATACAGCCAGTATTGAATTAATACGAAATTGCCAAGAGGAAGGTTTATTAAGGACTATGTGTAGAGGCAAACAG GATCGTGAAAGAGCTTTACAAGATTTGATTTGCCCTAGAGAACGTTTGGAAGCTCAACGCATCAATGATATTACCAATTCCCATTTCAAGTCCTTGCAAATTATCAATTCTATACCTTcggataataatgaaaataatgatatagaacTTTTACCCCTGGAAGTGAACTATGGTCCCCATTATCCTGAAGAACTGCAAACCGAAAAGAATACCGTACAGCGTCTTATAGAACAATTCAATGTGGATGAGTTAATGCAGGCTGATGAACCCTCTAATATGGAAACTGTTAGCTCATTCTATAAAATCCCCGGTCTCATACCCAAACCAGTTAAGAAGTCAGCCAAAAAAGTTTTGGATTATCCAAAAAAGGATAACGGCAAACAAAAGGGTGGCGATATGACTGGCGAACAAGCACAGAAGGATAGGAAGAGATTGGAAATGGAGGATATGATGATGGGTGATCAGCCTTTGCAAGGAGAACCAGAAATGCccgaacaatttttaaatgaagaagtttcaaatgaaatattggAACCTTTGCCTCACATAAAGAAAACCAATATACACAAAGAAGATGGTTTGGAGAAAATGGAAAAGGAAGCCATAGCCATGAAGAAAAGTATGCAAAAATCAAAGGAAAtggaaaataagaaaatgttaatgATGAGCTCAAgcacaactacaacaacaacaacggaaCCAGCTAGCACAACAACTACAACCACAACGACCACTAGTGCACCAACTGCAACAACAGAAAAACTTTTGACAACCACTGCTGATGTTCAATCAACAACTAAAGCCGATGAGTTGACAACTGCTAACGAAGACCACACTCATAAACATCATCATTATGAAACTCATACAGAATTTGAGAGTACCGGTGGACATTTGACAACAACCTCGACTTCCGCTACTATTGGACATCCAATGCATCCCCAACAGCCACGCAGCAATGTAATAACAGAAGAAACTCAACATCCACATGCCAAAGAATCTGCAGACAATTCACATTTCATACCACCCATGCTTATGGTAAAATCTCATTATGTGCCACCTGCAAACAAACATGGTCACAATGAACGTGAACATCACCAACACCATCACCAACAAGAAGAACTGCATCATGAGGATGATCAAACTCACTTAGAGACCACAACTGGAGAACAAGCTGAGACAACAATAACCAAGCAGCAACAAAATCAAACCTCAGATAATGTTATGACAGTGACAACTCCTAAAGTGTTGGATTTAGAGAAAACTACATTAAAGACTTTGGACACCTCAGCCAGCAGTAGTACAGAAAGCGAAAAACCAATTGCCACAACCAGACAGGAAGAACAAAAAActgcagcaataacaacaactactgaAAGTGACAGTAGTATAAAACCAATTACAGAACAGCAAACAACGGAAACGGAACAacgtaaaaattccaaaaatttgcaTTTCGAGGAAATACAAACCACAATGACCGCAACAACTATACAGACAGTTGCCTCTACAACTACAGCATCAGCAGTTTCTACAAACACCCAGGATAACGAAGAAACAACTTTACCAAACAGTAGCTttgaagaaattaataaaaataaagctgGCCATGAAAAAGTTGAGGAGGAGGCACCCCAAACAATACACACAGTTAGTAAAGAAACAACACAAAATACAAACCTGgttacaacaacagaaaaacccCTAATAACCACAGAAAAACTTTCGGATTTACAGACAGCAGTAgacaatatacaaaaaacacAAGAAATTGCTGATACAACAACAGCTGAAGCACCAACAGAGAaaacaaagcaacaacaacatgtgATAACAATGGAAGAAAAACTGTTGGCAATAAAAAATGAAGAATATAAAGAACATTTACAAACAGTTGCAACCACACAGaaactaacaacaacagaaaGAGCTCAAGtaataacaacatcaacaatGTCAGcacaaatgcaacaacaaaatccaactacaataacaacagaAACACAAAGTTTACCgcaaatggaaaaaaatctaGAAGATGAAAAACAAGGAGAGCAAGAGGAGGGCGACAGCAAACAAACGGACCAAGATAAAAAGGaaacaattgtaaaaacaaCGGAAATACTAGTAACATCATCGGCAACAGCCAAAGAAGAAGATAcacagaaaacaacaacaacaccagcaACACTAACAACATCAAGCTCAAGTATAACCACAACTACAACTGTTAAACCGATTACTACAACTACACCACAAAATGAAGTAAAATCAACTGAAACTTCCTTTTCCTCTACGAGCATCATCATCACCACTACAACTAATATGCCAACAACAACTAATAATGGAGAGACCAGTACCACCACCATTACACCACCCACCACAACAACATTTTCCACAGCGatgccatcatcatcatcatcatcgccagcaataacaactacaacaatagaTAACGAAGCTGAATTAGCAACAGCCCGAGCAGAAACATCAACAGAAACATCATCACCACCTGAAACTACTCGCAACTTTTTAAAAGTTACCACTGAAATGCCATTTAAACCAAATCGTCGACGCTCTCTTACCAAACCGGAAACAGTgagttatatgaaaaaaattttaggttaa